The sequence CGCCGAACGAGGGGACGCACTATCAGGTCTTTTCGTACTTCTGGAAGAAGTGGCGCGATCGGGACAAGCGCGATCCGGTCGCTCCCCCCGAGGCAGACCTGCTGGCTACCGTCGGTACCGACGGCGACGAGATCGGGGGTGTCGAAACCGGCACCCTCCCGTCGCGTACGGAGCTGGGATTCGAATCACCGGAAGCGAGTCTCCCGACGGTAACGCCTGCTGCAGCACGGACGCGACTCGAGACGTTCTGTGACGGACCGATCTACCAGTACGCCGACGTTCGTGACCTGCCTGCTGCAGGGGGAACGTCTCGACTCTCGATTCACCTCGCGTGGGGTACCATCGGTGTCCGTGACGTGTGGGCCGCGACCGAGCGGGCCGCCGATCGTGCCGGAGATGGTCAACGGGAGTCTGTGACCGCGTTCCAGCGCCAACTCGCCTGGCGGGAGTTTTACGCACACGTCCTCGCGTTCAACCCCGAAATCGTCACCGAGGACTTCGATCCGTATCCGGACGAGATCCCGTGGCGAGACGACACCGAGGCACTCGAGGCCTGGAAGCACGGCCGGACGGGGTTTCCGATCGTCGACGCCGGAATGCGCCAGCTTCGCGAGGAGGCGTGGATGCACAACCGGGTTCGCATGCTCGTCGCCTCCTTTCTCACGAAGCACCTGCTGCTCGACTGGCGGCATGGCTACGACTGGTTCAGACGGCACCTCGCGGATCACGACACGGCCAACGACGTCGGCGGCTGGCAGTGGGCGGCCTCGACCGGTACCGACGCCCAGCCGTACTTCCGGGTGTTCAACCCCATCTCACAGTGCCAGGAGTACGACCCGGACGGCGAGTACGTCCGCCGGTACGTCCCGGAACTCGAGGACGTCCCCACCGACGCGATTCACGACTGGCCCGAACTCGAACAGGCCGACCGAGATCGGCTGGCCCCCGACTATCCCGACCCGATCGTCGACCACGCCGCGGGCCGAACACGTGCTATCGAGGCGTTCGAGCGGGCTCGTGGAGAGTGAAGCGCTCGGCTTCCTGCGAACGAATTCGGCCGCTGCAACCCGGCAGTATCCTTATCCGTGCTGGTGGGATACCAACTGACATGCGCCCTCCAGACGAATCTCCGGTTCCCGACCGCGACGTCGAGCCGTCTCGAGCGATCGTCGAGGCCGTCGCCGAACGCGAAGGGGTCGACGTGACCGAGATCGAACCCCCGGCCTACGACCCACTCTACGCGGTCGTCAACCCCGAGGCGCTGGATCGACTCGTCGGCTCACCGGATGCACCCGGTGTTCACGTTCGATTCGAGTACGAGGGGTACGACGTCGTCGTGTCTCCGGACGGGCGCGTTTGGGTGTCGGATCCAGGCGACCCGTCCGAACGTCGAATTGGCGAGTGAGATTGTCAACTGCGTCCGCTGGGGTACCCAGTCGACCGGCGACTGCGCTGTGCGGAAGTCTCTCGCTCCTCGAAATCCAATCGTCTCAGCGAACGATGACGCTGTTTTTGGAATTGTACACTCGTCACCTCGGCGACTGAGGCAGGGCAAATAAATCATATCATGCTATATTAAATTCGCGTCAGTACGGAGCCGGCCCTCGAGAACCCACCGAGACGTTCGTTCGAAGAAGAGACGCTGCCGGTCAGTCGTACTTTCGAAAGCCCATATCCCGGGCCATCTCTCGAAACGACTGCCGACACAGCCAGATATCGTACTTGCCGATCAGTCCCTGTTCGCGGCCCGTATCTCTACAGACGCGCTGGTTGCCTGTCCGTCCATCGTTCGAGTCGCCACCGTCGGCTGACTCGCTCGTTGGTTCGGTCGAATCGGTCGTCATGTCAGCTCCTTCGCCCTTCGACGCAAGGACGGATCCACCGTCGTATCCGACGCGAGCTCCTCGAGCACCGTCGTCGCGTTGCAGTCTGCAAGGGCGTTGAGGGCGTGCCGACGGAACTCTCCCCGGAGCCCACTCATCTGGACGAGAATAGCGAGATTCGTCGTCTCACCATCCTGCGCGAGTGAATCGATTGCCTCGTAGCGTTGCGGTCGTGAAACGTTCTTCGTGACTGCCGTCTGGAATGCTGTCGACATTGGTTGTGGGTGTGGTCGTTAGCGGTGTTCTTCGAGCGTGCAGTACGAGCCTTCCTGAGCCGAAAGCCATGCTGTCGTCAGGGAATCTTCAGGTGCGACAGAGTAGATCGTACACAGGTCTGGATCCGAATCCGACGGCTCGACGATCGCGCGACACTCGGCTGCCGGGTGGGCAGCAGCCGACGAGCCTCCCGGACCCGTGTGATCGGTCGGGTGGTAGCGGTCAATCCGCGATTCCGATTTCTTCTTGCCCATTGGATTCGGGATCGTCCAGTTCGTCGTCGGCTGCGTCTGGTGGTTGCTCGAACGTCGGGAAGCGGTCCTCGAATGCCCCCCAGTCGGCGTCCATCTCCTCGTCGGTGAGCAAACACAGTTCGAAGTGATTGCGGATCGATTCGTGATCCATCTCGGTCCCGATGACGACCAATCGGGTGCCTCGATCGCCCCATTCGTCGTCCCACGTCTCTTCCAGTTCGGGATGGGCCTCGAACTGCGCCTCGCGTTCCTCGGGCGGCAGTGTCGCGATCCAGTTCCCGGCAGGAGCGACGCGAATCGACTGTCCGGCCACGTTGAACATCAGCGCCATCTCCTCTCGGCCGGCGAGCCAGAAGTGGCCCTTCGAGCGAACGACGTCGTCTGGGAACGAATCAAGGAAGTCGGCGAACCGCTCGGGATGGAACGGTCGCCGCGCCTCGAAGACGAACGAGGTCACGCCGTGTTCTTCTTCGGCCGATTCGTGAGGCTCCTGAAGTTCCTGAATCCAGCCAGCCGATCGGCTCGCGTCCTCGAAATCGAACCGGCCAGTGTCGACGATCTCGTCGACGTCGATCCTACCGTGCGTCGTCCGCACGATCTCGGCTCGAGGCTGTAACGTCTCGAGCGTTGCCTCGATCTCGACGAGCGTCGCCTCGTCGACGAGGTCACACTTGTTCAACAGCAAGACGTCACAGAACTCCACCTGTTCGACGAGCAGGTCGCCGAGGTGTTTTTTCGTTCCGTCGTCGTCGAGGATCTCGTCAGACTGCATCGCCTCGTGAAACTGGTGGGCATCGACGACCGTCACCGTCGTGTCGAGGTGGCAGTTCTCGAGGGGTTCGATGCCCGTCTCCTCGTAGAATTCGGTGGGATCGAGGTCCGACTGGTCGAACCCGAGTGTGAGCGTCTGGGCGACTGGCAACGGTTCGGCAACGCCAGTCGATTCGACGACGATACCGTCGAATTCCCGGTCGCGAGTGAGTTCACCGATCGCATCGAGCAGGTCACCGCGCAGTTCACAGCAGATACAGCCGTTCGAGAGTTCGACCAGTTCTTCTTCCTCGGCAGAGATGTCGGACGATTCGGCGACGAGGTCCGCGTCGACGTTCACCTCGCCCATGTCGTTGACGAGGACGGCGAGATCGCGGTCGCCGCTCTCCCGCAATACGTGGTTGAGTGTGGTCGTCTTTCCGGCACCGAGCGTCCCGGATAGCACTGTCACGGGGATCGTCTTTGCCTCCATGTGGTATCAACCACGGACTCAAACCTGATATATATTATTATCTAGTTCGATTTTCTTATTAATGCCTGGGGCGTTTCGACGAGTACCAACGCGATGGACTCTCTATGACGACAGACAATTCGACTCACACGGTTAGCTGTACCATCGTCGGCGGTGGAATCCACGGGACGCACCTGGCTCAGCGACTTCTCGAAGACACTCCACTCGAGCCGTCCGATGTCCTCATCGTCGATCCTCACGACCGATTACTGGCATCGTTCCGCGAGAAGGCGAAGTCGTGCCGTATGAAGGGACTTCGATCGTCGTTCGTTCACCACGTCGGCACCGATCCGTTCGGTCTCGAGCGGTTCGCCGAAGCGAACGAACGGGAAAGCGAACTCGTTCCGACGGTGGACTACCCGCCGCGACCCTCGCTCGACCTCTTTCTGGACTATTCGGACGCCGTGATCGAACGCAAACACCTCGAGTCGTTGCACCGTCGAGCCACCGTGGACGGGATTCACGAACGCCCCGGAACGACGGGGCTCCGGCTCGAGACGAGCGCGGGTCCCATCGAGACCGACCACTGCGTGCTGGCGATCGG is a genomic window of Natrarchaeobaculum aegyptiacum containing:
- a CDS encoding cryptochrome/photolyase family protein, with protein sequence MTVFWHRRDLRLDDNRGLERALERSEDPIVPLFVLDPTVLEHASPVRVACLLEAVGALRERYRDLGSDLVIRRGKASAVVPGVAADVGSERVVWNRDYSGLAADRDRAVVAALEDDDVTWESVHDAICHEPGSITPNEGTHYQVFSYFWKKWRDRDKRDPVAPPEADLLATVGTDGDEIGGVETGTLPSRTELGFESPEASLPTVTPAAARTRLETFCDGPIYQYADVRDLPAAGGTSRLSIHLAWGTIGVRDVWAATERAADRAGDGQRESVTAFQRQLAWREFYAHVLAFNPEIVTEDFDPYPDEIPWRDDTEALEAWKHGRTGFPIVDAGMRQLREEAWMHNRVRMLVASFLTKHLLLDWRHGYDWFRRHLADHDTANDVGGWQWAASTGTDAQPYFRVFNPISQCQEYDPDGEYVRRYVPELEDVPTDAIHDWPELEQADRDRLAPDYPDPIVDHAAGRTRAIEAFERARGE
- a CDS encoding HalOD1 output domain-containing protein, which gives rise to MRPPDESPVPDRDVEPSRAIVEAVAEREGVDVTEIEPPAYDPLYAVVNPEALDRLVGSPDAPGVHVRFEYEGYDVVVSPDGRVWVSDPGDPSERRIGE
- a CDS encoding 30S ribosomal protein S14 — translated: MTTDSTEPTSESADGGDSNDGRTGNQRVCRDTGREQGLIGKYDIWLCRQSFREMARDMGFRKYD
- a CDS encoding DUF7511 domain-containing protein, whose translation is MGKKKSESRIDRYHPTDHTGPGGSSAAAHPAAECRAIVEPSDSDPDLCTIYSVAPEDSLTTAWLSAQEGSYCTLEEHR
- a CDS encoding GTP-binding protein; translation: MEAKTIPVTVLSGTLGAGKTTTLNHVLRESGDRDLAVLVNDMGEVNVDADLVAESSDISAEEEELVELSNGCICCELRGDLLDAIGELTRDREFDGIVVESTGVAEPLPVAQTLTLGFDQSDLDPTEFYEETGIEPLENCHLDTTVTVVDAHQFHEAMQSDEILDDDGTKKHLGDLLVEQVEFCDVLLLNKCDLVDEATLVEIEATLETLQPRAEIVRTTHGRIDVDEIVDTGRFDFEDASRSAGWIQELQEPHESAEEEHGVTSFVFEARRPFHPERFADFLDSFPDDVVRSKGHFWLAGREEMALMFNVAGQSIRVAPAGNWIATLPPEEREAQFEAHPELEETWDDEWGDRGTRLVVIGTEMDHESIRNHFELCLLTDEEMDADWGAFEDRFPTFEQPPDAADDELDDPESNGQEEIGIAD